A stretch of DNA from Vanacampus margaritifer isolate UIUO_Vmar chromosome 1, RoL_Vmar_1.0, whole genome shotgun sequence:
gattaactgattaaaaaaaactacaactaaaTAACAATTAAGCAATTTCACACAAGAGGAATTCATGTGCTtagcaacctttttgaaacagatccagttactggtttggtcattgttttccaaagtaaaagcagatgtttgctaatgtttttacttttgatTAGCCTATACACTCAAAGGATAATCAAATTGCTTTTATGAAAGACTACAGAAATCCGAGAATATTGTCAGGCTGAAATCAGAGAATTTGgagaattttaaattaaacaatgttTCTAAACAATTgcctcaattattaaaatagctatcactttggtaatcaattagttgtcaataacttaattcattcattcattttgacacctctaaaaACGAAGTTTAACATATTCAACATTAAATATATTGCCTTTGTACAGTATTCGGTTGAATAGGTCGAGATGGATTTGCAAATCATCAtactctgtttttatttaggcTACATTTTACACAGCATCCCAACTTTGTTGTAATTACGGTTTGCATTTGTTCATACGCCCAAAATCAGTGTTGCAGGGCAAGTCATCCCCAAGCGCAGCTGTGTGGCCCACCTTGTCACATTCATCACCATCTTGCATAGTGACATGCAGAAGCAGCTGCTATCTTTGTAATGACTTCCTAAAAAGATTAGGATCTTGACAGCGACCATGTCCACTGTTTGTTGGAGTGGAAAAGGGCACCAAAAGGGAGCACACGAGCATCGCCCCAATGAGATGGATACATGTCAGGGAAGACAAGAAAATTGTCTTTTTCATGATTATAATGTTCTTGTGCCTTAATTACCCGTCCACAAATGTGTGTGGGCTTTGCGATGATGGCTGTGTggcgcgtgcgcgcgtgcgtacGCGCGTGGTAGGAGGTGGGGGAGAACCCATCAATGAGCTGGCTAGAATCCTTTTCAGCCCAGCATGATATAAGACCATATTCTCCACCTACGTTCCACTTGCTCATTGGCGTTTACGCAGGTATATTTATTGGCCCCCAAAGGGTAGACGCCCCCCATTTATCGGAGCAGATCACTCTGCACTCGGCACTTGAGCAACTTCTCTCCGATTCCGAACAACAGGTAGGACAAATTAGGATGATATTGGCAGGAGGGCATTTTTTGTTTGGGAAATGTTTGTCAACGTTTCGTGCGCATTTTACGCGCCAAATGCGCTCCAAGTGCACCTGATTGCTGGCAGCATTAAATTGACCTTAACAGGGGGGGGAGAAAACACTGAAAGATAAACGTGATATTTTCCAGGCGTTGCTGGGAAAATGAGAAGAAGTTTTTTACTGGCGTTTCTGCTCCTCCTCGTCAAACTTCGATGCAGTCAGTCCAGATGCGACGATCCCGAGTCACGCAAGCCAACTTCACTtgtaagctttgttttgacattttccgtGCATTTTCCGTGCATTGGTTGATTTGCTCTGATTGGTCTTTCTCAGCAGGaaactcttggtttaaataacCCCAAAGTGAACCTCATGAGGAGGTATAGCGATTTGGATTATGACAGTTTTGTGGGTTTGATGGGCAGAAGAGATGCTGCCGGTGagttttttgtttctgttttgttttttcattaccCGTGTTTAAATGAAACACCTCATTTTACTAATCCTTTCAGATGCAAACGCTGTGCAACATCCGCAAAAAAGtaagcaatttttattttaagagtgTGGGCTATTGAAGACAGAAACTCATatgtaattttgttgttgttgtttttttaggggaAATGCATGACATCTTTGTTGGATTGATGGGAAGAAGGAATTCTGAGCCCGGTGAGTGTGCCATCTGActttagaaagaaagaagaaattaTATTAGGTACACTTCTCTGTTTTCTATCCAGACACCGGTCCCTGGAGGAGAGCATACCCCGAGAGGAGAGGGATATTTGTGAACAAGTGTAGGCTGaggtgaggattttttttctctctttcaatGGGCTCACAGATTGTGCACCATCATTCACGGAAGTTTTCTATATCGGAAGATAAAACcattcatccatcaatccaGCCATCTGTTTTCTTTTGTGCTTTTCCCAATGGGgtcgcaggtgagctggagccttaTCTTAGCTCACTTTGGGGCAGATATGTGGTTCAACTTGGTTGAAGATAAAACCATTTCAAACAGAGCCTCTGCTCACTCAAGCTTGTGGGCAATAAACACACCATTCGACCATTTGAGAACATTATGTGACTATTGCTTTGaaatgtcaaagaaaaaaagacaatctcATAATAGTTATTAAAACTGCCTGGTGTGTTTTGCTGCAGGTTTCTTCAGGGGCTGTGACAGAAACAAAATCCACATGATGAAGGAGTCGCCCGACGGAGAACATGAATCACATTATAAAGCTGCCAAGTGGCCAATGAAAAAGAACATGGATTCTTCTTTATTATTGATTCAAAAGTTCAAAATAAACGTACTTTTATACATATTCTTTTATTGTGATGATGAATACTCAATAACCAAGTATGTTTGCGCTCATAAAAGAGATCGACAAGGATTCAATAATGATTTGTTAATTTGGGCCTTAAGTGTTCCCAGATGAAAGTACACGGCCTCATACAGTTATTTTTCTTTCCTACTGACTGTGGGTTTTAAGGCACATTGATGagaaacacaatatttaaaacatttttttaaactcattcattgccattgatggctatagctgtcaaaaatgtatttgaactatttctgttagtttaaatttgtttccacttttgttaacaagagcatgaaaacctaaaaaaatattgtacattaagaactgatataaaatttgtgattaatcatgagttaactagtgaagtcattcgattaattacgGGGGggaaattaattgcctgacgcccctaatttttaataatcttttgttgtttaaaaaaaattgcaattttaattttaattactatttttatttttttattatattttcttttctttctttttttttaaaaaaagaaaagattattaaaaaattaggggtgtcaggtgattaaattttttattcataattaatcgcatgacttcactagttaacacgattaatcacaaatggtatatctgttctaaaattcaaattcatactcttgttaacaaaagtggggaaaaaataaactaatagaaatagttaaaatgattttttgacgtctatagccgtcaatggcagtgaatgagttaatgttgtaACATTAGTAaacctaaatatatatatttttttaaataaaatcgcaGTAAcctttacaatttgaaaataatGCTCCATGGGACATCAGTTTGAGGATagattttatgaattttttttgtgtccccaTCACGCATTGCTAATGATGTGACTTGATGAGGGGCATCCAATATGAGTCCTTCACTCATTTGTGGGTCACTGGTCACATTCTATCTCtgacatgatttaaaatgtaaaatgcctTGTAATGTTTCACTAAAATGCATGAAATGAGGCACATGTCTAACAGGCATGCAAAGTGATAGCATGTGCCAGTAATATGCCACTTTGTGCTCAGATTTAAATCTAcataatgatgatgtcaaaggTATTCAAGCAAAACTCCAGAGAAAATCTTgattgaaatcaaagttgctgCGAGTAAATCAAAATCTcataacacacacgcacatatatgtatgtatgtgtatatactgtatgtatatgtatgtatgtatgtatatatatatatatatatatatatatatatatatactgtatatatatatattatattatatatatatatatatatatatataatatatatatatgtgtgtatatatatatacatgtgtgtgtgtggatggatGGTATGACTTCTTGATGACGTTAGTAGCATGTTCTCACAATGGCCTGCGAACACAAAAGCAtaccatttttaaataataatatagagAAATAGAATGACTACCACTAGGCAGTGAGGGAAAGTATGGTGAATTTAAGTTCATCAGTTTGTGCAGTGGACCACTGAGTGAAACAAGTCGGAGGACTGTCTCGAGTGAAAATACAAACTGCTACGTTAGCATCTTGAGCTAGTCACTAGCTTGCTGTCTATTGGCACGTTGTCATACAATACGTTTGTGTTTTAGGCTTTATATTATTTGAGTACATTCTGTGGAAATTACttagataaaaaaagaaaagataatttaCGTACAGCCACAACACATTTATCTGCGACTGTATTGATATTAATATATCACTTGTCATTTAAGTTAAGAGTATTTTTGGTTgatcctaatgaggataagcacttTAGAAAGGTGAATAgagaggcttttgttttgacttgttggaggagaggagagagagaggagtgCATGGTAAAGATGGTCATTTAAGAATTGACATAATATTGGATATATGTAGAATGACAACCAACTATTTGCATATGCTCGTCATGcatcattttcttttatttgtgtatgtgttttttttatgattattatttttaattgtctcCACACaacatcatttgaaaatgacaacagaCTGTATGCCTTCTGTTTGCAGATTGTGTTAGAATCATAATTTAACGACCAAAACCAATTTGTGTCTTTTCGTCTGTTCTTCTGGTTTGGCAGGATAAATAAACTGGCGATTCAATGGGTGACAGAATCAGTAATAGATCTGTCTCATAGGAATTGCAAATTGATTTAGTTGCATCATCAACAATAAATTGACCAATTATCCCTTTGTTGACAAGGTATTGTGTCCCCTGCAATCATctacttaaaaataaacacgTCTCTGTTTCACTGTTTGAGTTCTAAAGGTGCGGGTCAGGTGCAcaattgaaatgcatcagaTACTCCCATGTTCAATACATTTGTTATCACTGATGTGACAGCAAATTCATATATTGTTCCATGTACGATTGAGGGCACAACTTCAACAGTTAAATAAATAGCCTACAACCTTGTTAATAAACGAATAAATGACTTGTTTTGCAGCACAGATGCATATGAATGATAATAAAGGCTTTTCAACCACCAACAGGTTCATGCTTTAAACTGAATGTTGACACAACATGTCCCATTCTAATGTAGACAGTCTACACTTAGGATGTCTTTCTGATTAATAACTGTCCATGCTAACCCTGTCTAGTGTCTTGAGTTGATTTGTTTGGTTGATTTTACAAcacttaatttatattttatacaaaaatacaaacacaatttttttgtcatttaaaaaataaaaacaatttaacagTCATTATGACTTAGTAATAAAGATCTGTGAAAGAATCTGGTCTTCCCCCACCCCCCGCTGCTCTCATATTGTGAAACGCCCGAGGAAAAACAATCAATCACTTCATCTAAAAATGGGAGGTATTCACTACAATGATGAAGCAAGCTTGAAATGCAACAGCAGCTCCTAATAAAACTTCCTGGGTGCCATCCTGGGATATAGAAGCGGTCCTGGCTGGCTTGATTTGCGCCCCGGGCGAACCATCCTTTGGAGAtttatgtttgtttctttttaatcgcttcattttagtttaaccGCAGATACTAAAGATGAAAGCATTGGAATGGTGTTCTAACGttcttgaccactagatgtcacccTAGGAAAGCCAAGCAAATCAAATATCCACCACTAATGTATGTTTAGAGTAAAACTGAAAGCctacacttgtttttgtttttttaatagttgcATCCAGTCTActcttcaaaataaacaattggtaGGCTATACCTAATacaagtttaaaataataataataataataataataataataataataataataataataataataaaagtaaaaataaaaatgaaaaactgcgTTAAAAGAACACTTGCCAATGAGCTGTTGACATAATTGGCTGTTGCGTcatgacgtgtgtgtgtgtgtgtgtgggggggggttctcACCATTCATTACTGTACCACAACGCAATGTAGCATATTTTTCCCCAAAGGGCATGTTAGGTTGGGAGGGAAATTCCACAGCATGCAGTATTCATATGGATCGGCCTGAATCACCAGCAGATACGAGTTACTTGGCAAGGgtttcactttttcttcttcctgtgctGGGAGCTGTATGCTGACATCAGCTGCCTGAAACCAAGGTCATTTGGATTTCCGGGAAAGTCAGGATGATTGTCAAGATTTGCTctgaaataattgtaaataatcataattattgtTCCAACCAGCTAATGGATTTGAATCAAAAGTATGTTATGACAAAATAGTCAAATGCTTGTAGCCTTTCTTATGACTAACATTTCTCCTGCAGCTTTGGCAAAATAgcagaagtcaagtcaaaaatgatgTGCCCCCACTATAGTCTAAACAGTCAATGCCATTAATTTGTGTTTGGGGAATATGAACTAAgcagaaaaatataatttttatccatctcaggaggtggccattttgtcctgtactgccacctgctgtcaactgaaattgacatcacagcGCCCATGGGCCCTGGGAAcgtcatggctcacctgttttttgggtttggtcacATTATTTTTTCGAGGCAAGCTCATGGGCACTGCGTTGTCAATAGACACCAATAACAAAATGAACTAACCAAGTTATTACACTGGTGACAGCAGTTTTGAAGTTCTTGCTTTACAATCATTGAACAAATAATCAAACACTGATCAACATCACAATGtaatacaattttcaaattgcaaaggctacaattctgaaaaaaatcatcttaaTTTCAGCCATCGTACTCTTTCATGTTAAGTCATACTTGTCTTTATTTGAGCATAAGACTACATTATAAaaccaataaataataaatttgatattGCTAGACAGATTAATTTACtgcttgtgtttgttgaaaaaaaagaaagggccatgaaaaataaataatcacatatTGAATCGCAATCACAATTTTGAGAGG
This window harbors:
- the tac3a gene encoding tachykinin-3a isoform X2; its protein translation is MRRSFLLAFLLLLVKLRCSQSRCDDPESRKPTSLETLGLNNPKVNLMRRYSDLDYDSFVGLMGRRDAADANAVQHPQKREMHDIFVGLMGRRNSEPDTGPWRRAYPERRGIFVNKCRLRFLQGL
- the tac3a gene encoding tachykinin-3a isoform X1, which encodes MRRSFLLAFLLLLVKLRCSQSRCDDPESRKPTSLQETLGLNNPKVNLMRRYSDLDYDSFVGLMGRRDAADANAVQHPQKREMHDIFVGLMGRRNSEPDTGPWRRAYPERRGIFVNKCRLRFLQGL